From the genome of Triticum aestivum cultivar Chinese Spring chromosome 3B, IWGSC CS RefSeq v2.1, whole genome shotgun sequence, one region includes:
- the LOC123066052 gene encoding protein SENESCENCE-ASSOCIATED GENE 21, mitochondrial, which produces MERVASRCVSLLAQRRGYSAAAAMVKGARRSAPAAEEKTAVAAKSAMAARKEVGASAEKAAWVPDPVTGYYRPSGAPKEVDAADLRAKLCC; this is translated from the exons ATGGAGAGAGTTGCATCGCGCTGCGTCAGCCTTCTCGCACAAAG GAGGGGCTACTCCGCGGCCGCGGCCATGGTGAAGGGAGCTAGGAGGAGCGCCCCCGCCGCCGAGGAGAAGACCGCTGTCGCGGCGAAGAGCGCAATGGCGGCCAGGAAGGAAGTGGGCGCTAGCGCGGAGAAGGCGGCGTGGGTGCCGGACCCGGTGACCGGGTACTACCGGCCGTCGGGGGCCCCCAAGGAGGTGGACGCGGCCGACTTGCGCGCCAAACTGTGCTGCTAA